The genomic interval GTGATGGCCTGTTTGAAACCTTGCCTATCTTGCATGGGACGCCGCTTTGGTGGCAAGAGCACAGTGCGCGCCTTACCCAAAGCGCCAACCGTCTGGGGATGTCTGTGGACCCTGTCATGCTGGAACACACAGTAAGCCAGCTTGCAGCCTTGTCCAAAGAGGCCAATGCCATTTTGCGGATTGCCGTCTCCCGTGGCAGTGGCGGACGTGGGCTCCTGCCCCCGGTGGAGGCTCGCCCAACCCTATTGGCGACGCTGGCGCCCTTGCCCGATGGTCTTGCATTTCAAGACATGAGCCTTGCCACCAGCACCATCCGACGCAACGCACAGTCCCTCACCGCCAGCATCAAGAGCAACAATTATCTTGATAATATCGCCGCCGCTCAACAGGCCGAGCAGGCTGGGGCTAGTGATGCGCTTTTGCTCAACACGGAGGGCAAGATTGCCTGCACCACCATCGGCAACCTCTTCTCCCTTCATGGCAACCGCCTGACGACACCGCCCGTCTCCGACGGTGTCCTACCCGGCATTGTGCGCCAACAGCTGCTGATAATGGCGCCGCAATGGGGCTTTGAGGCAACAGAAGCCTCTCTCTCTCCTGAGGACATAAAAAAGGCTGATGGCCTCTTCATGACCAACAGCCTTCGCTTCATTCGTCGGGTCACCGCATGGGATGATCACGCTTTTGCCGCAACACCAGACGATCCCATCTTAAGGCTGCAAACGCACATGAGAGACCATGTCGCCAAGCTCACCGGCGTCACCATAGGGCTTTCATAAAACTCAAGACAGATCAATCATCCAGCCAGTCTTCACAGCGCGGGGCTTCATGATCCCCCCATGGCATGATAGGCACCGTGGAGGTTGAGTTTTTCGGGCTACCCTCAATCAGCTTGTCTGAATAGCTCAGATAAACCAGCACATTACGGGTCTTGTCACAGCCACGCACGATACGCATCTTCTTGAAAAAAAGCGACCGGCGCTGCTCGAACATTTCCTCGCCCTGCTCGAATTTCTTCTTGAAGGAAATCGGCCCCACCTGACGACAGGCCAGCGAGATATCTGAGACCTCTTCGGCAACGCCGAGCATGCCAGACACGCCCCCCTTTTCAGGAACAGTATAGTGGCAGGCCACCCCCTCCACCAGCGGATCATCAATCGCGTAGGTCGCCAGTTTGTGGTCGGGCGTGAGAAGCTTCCAGACCGTTGATTTCTTGAAAATCAGTTCCGGCCCATCAGCTGCGGACGCAGCCGAAACGCTCATGACAACAGCTAGACCGACACCCATCAATATGCGAAGCATAATAAAATCCTGTTTTAGAATCAGTTTGCGGCCATTGTGGCCAACCCGTTCAGTAGATGCCAACGCGCATCGCCACCTCTACGAGACACTGAAGCAGATATAGGGAGACATCTTGGAAAAATCGAGGCGCGAAACAACTATGCAGGCGAAAATGAGGCACTATCGCTTGCCATTTCCGGACGTATACGTTAAAAACGCTCGAATTATTAGAAATAACACGTATTTTTGAAGCACCTTTTGGGTCCTTCTCCCCCTATCCCCGCTAGGAAAGAACCATGAACCCACAGACCTCCTCTGCGGATGGCCTGCGCGAACGTTTCCGTTTTGATTTGTCTCCCGAGCAGCTCAAAACAGACACTCTCTCCGGCCTGACCGTCGCCCTGGCGCTCGTGCCAGAAGCCGTTGCCTTTGCCTTCGTGGCGCAAGTTCACCCACTTGTCGGACTTTATGCTGCCTTTATCGTTGGCCTCATCACTGCCGTTCTGGGCGGCCGCCCGGGCATGATCTCCGGAGCAACAGGCGCCCTTGCCGTTGTCATGATCTCTCTGGTTGTCACCCACGGCGTTGAATATCTCTTTGCCACAGTCATCCTGATGGGCATCTTCCAGATCCTTGCCGGCGTGTTGCGCTGGGGCAAATTCATTCGCATGGTGCCCCATCCGGTGATGCTCGGCTTCGTGAACGGCCTTGCCATTGTCATCGGCCTTGCCCAGCTCAGCCAGTTCAAGGTCAAGGATGCCTCCGGCTCTCTTGTCTGGATGTCCGGCACCCCGCTTTATACCATGCTCGGCCTTGTTGTCGTTACCATGGCTATCATTTGGCTGGCCCCCAAAGTCACCAAGGCAATCCCGGCCCCTCTGTTGGCTATTGTTGCGGTTTCACTGATCGTTATCGGCCTTAATCTCGATATCCCCCGTGTGGGTGACATGGCCCAGATTGCTGGCGGCCTGCCGGAATTCCATATTCCGATGGTCCCGATCAATCTGGAAACCCTGCAGATCATCGTCCCCTATGCGGCCATTCTGGCAGCTGTTGGCCTCATTGAAAGCCTACTGACGCTCAATCTCGTCTCCGAAATGACCGATTCCCACGGCGGTGCTTCCAAGGAATGCGTCGCTCAGGGCACAGCCAACATTGTCACAGGTTTCTTCGGCGGCATGGGCGGCTGCGCCATGATCGGCCAGTCGATGATCAACGTGAAGTCCGGCGGACGCACGCGTTGGTCTGGCATCTCGGCGGCCCTGTTCCTGCTGGCCTTCATCCTGTTTGCCTCAGGCCTCATCGAGCAGATTCCGCTGGCAGCATTGGTCGGCGTCATGTTCATGGTCGTTATCGGCACATTCGCCTGGCGTAGCCTGCAGATCATGACCAAGATCCCGCGTCATGATGCCTTCGTCATTCTGCTGGTCACCGCTGTTACGGTCTATTCCGACCTTGCCGTTGCCGTGATCGTTGGTGTCATCGTCTCGGCGCTCGTCTTTGCCTGGCAGGCAGCCAAACGCATAGATGTGAGCGTCAGCACTGAAGAACATGGCTGGAAGGTCTATGAGTTGCGCGGCCCGCTCTTCTTTGGCTCCATCGCCAGCTTCAACGAACAATTCGACCCGAAATCCGATCCCGAAGATGTGGTAATCGAATTCATGGGCGCCCGCGTTTGGGACCATTCGGCCCTTCAGGCCATTGATTCACTGGCCACTAAATATGAAGAACAGGGCAAGAAGCTGCACCTGCGTCATCTCTCGACGGACTGCAAGAATCTGCTGCAAAAAGCAGACAAGTTCATCGAAGTCTCCGTTATCGAAGACCCTCATTATGAGGTTGCCGTGGATTACGCAGAAATGTTCGGCAAGAAGCCGGAGCCGCAGCCGCAGCCGCAGCCGCAAAGCTAGGCTTCACCGCCAGTTTCAAACCAAAAGAAAACTCCCGGAAAGCTCAGCTTTTCGGGAGTTTTTGATTCCTACCAAGCCCCATCAAGAGGTCAGGCAAGCGCGCGATAGCCGCCGCCGTAATAAACAAGCGGATCGCCCTCGGACACGGCAATATCGACCACCCGACCAAGCAGAATGACGTGATCGCCCCCTTCAATGATTTGCTCCGTCTTACAGTCGATCCGCGCCAGAGCCCCGTCAATCAGAGGCGCACCGGTTTGCCCTGCGCTCCATTGAACCTTCTCGAAACGATCCTCGGCCATGGCGGCAAAAAGATTGGAAGCCATTTGCTGATCGTGCGCCAGAATGCTCACACCATAAAAGCCGCTATTGCAGAAGGCATCCATCTGGTTGGAGCTCTTGTCCAGCGACCAAAGCACCAGAGGCGGATCAAGCGAAACGGAATTGAAGCTGTTGACGGTTAGCCCCATGGGCGCGTCCCTGTCATCCATAGTCGTAACGATGGCTATACCGGTCGCAAAACGTCCGAGGGCCTTACGAAACTCTGTTGCTTCAATCATGAACCTATCCAAACAAAACCATAAAAGACGGAACGGCTCGCTGCCTGCTCAGAGCCCTTCGATTTCCACCGGTCTCTTACCGTAGTTTTCCATATCAGGACAAGGGGAAACCGCGAAATTCCTGGGCCTGGACGGTGAAACCACTTTGCATTTTGTCGTGAGAGTCATAATCAATTGCAAATTTTGCGAGAATTCCTTGGTTGGCAAAGGACATGCACGAAAAAATGACTATAATTTCGCCTCAATCGGAGGTGATTCTGGAGCAGAAAAGCTGAATTTTTCTTCCCTCGAACGATCCGCCTGCACATGATGCGTTTGGTAAGGCGGCCCCATTTAATCGATCTGTCAGAGGCCATGAATTTGGGACCAAAGATGAAAAGGCGCGTGAGTTTAGCCGGACTGTTTGTTGCTACATTCTGGGCAACGCTCCCCGTAGAGGCCCAAACCTCCTGGTCGTCAAACGATCAGATTTGTGCGCAGCTGGAGGGAGACCTCGCACGACTCCAGCGCGGAGGCGGCTTGACCTCATCAAGAAACTTTCAAAAACTCGATGCTGCGGTTCACAAGCAGCAGGCAGAACTGGACAATGCCCAGGCGCGCGCCAAGCG from uncultured Cohaesibacter sp. carries:
- a CDS encoding SulP family inorganic anion transporter, which translates into the protein MNPQTSSADGLRERFRFDLSPEQLKTDTLSGLTVALALVPEAVAFAFVAQVHPLVGLYAAFIVGLITAVLGGRPGMISGATGALAVVMISLVVTHGVEYLFATVILMGIFQILAGVLRWGKFIRMVPHPVMLGFVNGLAIVIGLAQLSQFKVKDASGSLVWMSGTPLYTMLGLVVVTMAIIWLAPKVTKAIPAPLLAIVAVSLIVIGLNLDIPRVGDMAQIAGGLPEFHIPMVPINLETLQIIVPYAAILAAVGLIESLLTLNLVSEMTDSHGGASKECVAQGTANIVTGFFGGMGGCAMIGQSMINVKSGGRTRWSGISAALFLLAFILFASGLIEQIPLAALVGVMFMVVIGTFAWRSLQIMTKIPRHDAFVILLVTAVTVYSDLAVAVIVGVIVSALVFAWQAAKRIDVSVSTEEHGWKVYELRGPLFFGSIASFNEQFDPKSDPEDVVIEFMGARVWDHSALQAIDSLATKYEEQGKKLHLRHLSTDCKNLLQKADKFIEVSVIEDPHYEVAVDYAEMFGKKPEPQPQPQPQS
- a CDS encoding flavin reductase family protein, producing the protein MIEATEFRKALGRFATGIAIVTTMDDRDAPMGLTVNSFNSVSLDPPLVLWSLDKSSNQMDAFCNSGFYGVSILAHDQQMASNLFAAMAEDRFEKVQWSAGQTGAPLIDGALARIDCKTEQIIEGGDHVILLGRVVDIAVSEGDPLVYYGGGYRALA
- a CDS encoding aminotransferase class IV; this translates as MKATMLNGTLYIDEACDDVSLSASDRGFLLGDGLFETLPILHGTPLWWQEHSARLTQSANRLGMSVDPVMLEHTVSQLAALSKEANAILRIAVSRGSGGRGLLPPVEARPTLLATLAPLPDGLAFQDMSLATSTIRRNAQSLTASIKSNNYLDNIAAAQQAEQAGASDALLLNTEGKIACTTIGNLFSLHGNRLTTPPVSDGVLPGIVRQQLLIMAPQWGFEATEASLSPEDIKKADGLFMTNSLRFIRRVTAWDDHAFAATPDDPILRLQTHMRDHVAKLTGVTIGLS
- a CDS encoding CreA family protein; protein product: MGVGLAVVMSVSAASAADGPELIFKKSTVWKLLTPDHKLATYAIDDPLVEGVACHYTVPEKGGVSGMLGVAEEVSDISLACRQVGPISFKKKFEQGEEMFEQRRSLFFKKMRIVRGCDKTRNVLVYLSYSDKLIEGSPKNSTSTVPIMPWGDHEAPRCEDWLDD